The following coding sequences are from one Salvia hispanica cultivar TCC Black 2014 chromosome 3, UniMelb_Shisp_WGS_1.0, whole genome shotgun sequence window:
- the LOC125215259 gene encoding protein STRUBBELIG-RECEPTOR FAMILY 8 isoform X1 — MERRPAASFLIELAVVAAVMLNSCAAVGGTTDPSDAQGLQVLYTSLNSSSQLTGWKSSGGDPCGESWKGITCQGSSVVSIQISGLGLTGTMGYLLNNLVSLKTLDLSNNNIHDSIPYQLPPNLTSLNLAANNLSGNIPYSISTMGSLNYVNVSRNVLSQAVGDMFANHSDLATLDISFNNFTGDLPLSFASLTNLSTLQVQSNQLTGSLNTLVDLPLTNLNVANNHFSGWIPQELISIPNFVYDGNTFANGPAPPPPPYTSPPPGRSRNNSRKAPPSGHTPQSNTPNKSHDESKNGSKVGLIVGIVLGSLFAVGFFLLALFLCFRWGNKKEIAARPSTGSLPLSGHKVNVVEMQEQRSMPTATASDLKPPPAESVPVERLQGKNGSLKRVQYPITATSYTIAALQTATNSFSQENLVGEGSLGRVYRAEFPNGKIMAIKKVDHAALSLQEEDNFLEAVSNMSRLRHPNIVALAGFCAEHGQRLLVHDYIGNGSLHDMLHFADERSKMLTWNARVRVALGTARALEYLHEVCLPSVVHRNLKAANILLDEDFNPHLSDSGLASLAPNTERQVSSTQMIGSFGYSAPEFALSGIYTLKSDVYSFGVVMLELLTGRKPLDSSRVRSEQSLVRWATPQLHDIDALAKMVDPSLNGMYPAKSLSRFADIIALCVQPEPEFRPPMSEVVQALVRLMQRASIVTRRPSEDTGFAFKSTADHEANDVL; from the exons CTCAAGGGCTCCAAGTTCTCTACACTTCATTGAATAGTTCTTCACAGCTAACAGGCTGGAAATCAAGTGGTGGTGATCCTTGTGGAGAATCATGGAAGGGGATTACCTGTCAAGGATCTTCTGTCGTCTCTAT CCAGATATCTGGATTGGGACTGACTGGAACAATGGGATACTTGCTCAACAACCTTGTGTCACTCAAGACATT GGATTTGAgtaacaataatattcatgATTCGATTCCGTATCAGTTGCCTCCCAACCTGACGAGCTT AAACCTTGCAGCAAATAATTTGAGTGGAAATATTCCGTATTCCATATCTACCATGGGCTCACTTAATTATGT GAACGTCAGCCGAAACGTATTGTCTCAGGCAGTTGGAGATATGTTTGCGAATCATTCTGATCTAGCAACTTT GGATATATCCTTCAACAACTTCACTGGTGATCTACCACTTTCATTTGCCTCACTGACTAATCTTTCAACACT CCAAGTACAAAGCAACCAATTAACAGGTTCTCTCAACACCCTTGTCGATTTGCCTTTGACAAATTT AAATGTTGCAAACAACCATTTTAGTGGGTGGATACCACAAGAGCTAATTTCTATCCCCAATTTTGT ATATGATGGAAACACATTTGCAAATGGCCCCGCtcccccaccaccaccatatACCTCACCTCCTCCCGGTAGATCTCGCAACAACAGTAGGAAAGCTCCTCCATCTGGTCATACACCTCAATCCAATACTCCAAACAAGTCTCATGATGAAAGCAAGAATGGGTCAAAAGTTGGACTTATAGTAGGCATAGTTCTGGGATCTTTGTTTGCTGTAGGCTTCTTTCTGCTTGCACTGTTTCTTTGCTTTAGATGGGGAAACAAGAAGGAAATTGCAGCACGTCCCTCGACAGGAAGTCTTCCTCTCAGTGGTCATAAAG TGAATGTTGTAGAGATGCAAGAGCAAAGGTCAATGCCCACAGCTACTGCATCTGATCTAAAGCCCCCACCAGCTGAAAGTGTTCCAGTCGAAAGGTTGCAAGGGAAAAATGGATCTTTGAAAAGAGTGCAGTATCCTATAACTGCTACTTCTTATACAATTGCTGCTCTTCAGACAGCAACTAATAGCTTCAGTCAAGAGAATTTGGTTGGTGAAGGTTCTCTGGGTCGCGTTTATAGAGCTGAATTCCCCAATGGAAAG ATAATGGCCATCAAAAAAGTCGACCATGCAGCACTGTCACTGCAGGAAGAAGATAATTTCCTTGAGGCCGTCTCAAATATGTCACGTCTGAGGCATCCAAATATTGTAGCACTGGCTGGTTTCTGTGCTGAGCATGGGCAACGCCTTCTTGTCCACGATTATATAGGAAATGGTAGCTTACATGATATGCTGCACTTTGCGGATGAGAGAAGCAAGATGCTGACATGGAATGCACGGGTTAGGGTGGCACTTGGCACTGCTCGAGCTTTGGA GTACTTGCATGAAGTGTGCTTGCCTTCCGTCGTCCATAGAAACTTAAAGGCGGCGAACATATTACTTGATGAGGATTTCAACCCACATCTTTCAGACTCCGGGTTGGCCTCGCTGGCACCAAACACAGAACGGCAG GTTTCTTCAACCCAAATGATTGGCTCATTTGGTTACAGTGCACCTGAATTTGCCTTGTCCGGAATATACACTTTAAAGAGTGACGTATACAGCTTTGGTGTGGTTATGCTGGAGCTTCTGACAGGACGCAAACCTCTTGATAG TTCACGAGTAAGATCAGAGCAGTCACTTGTTAGATGGGCGACTCCTCAACTCCATGATATCGATGCTCTAGCAAAGATGGTCGACCCGTCCCTAAATGGAATGTATCCAGCAAAGTCTTTGAGCCGTTTCGCTGACATCATAGCACTGTGTGTCCAG CCCGAGCCAGAATTCCGACCCCCAATGTCGGAAGTTGTGCAGGCACTGGTCAGATTGATGCAAAGAGCAAGCATCGTGACCAGGCGGCCGAGCGAAGATACTGGTTTTGCGTTCAAGAGCACTGCAGACCATGAGGCAAATGACGTGTTATAG
- the LOC125215259 gene encoding protein STRUBBELIG-RECEPTOR FAMILY 8 isoform X2, producing MERRPAASFLIELAVVAAVMLNSCAAVGGTTDPSDAQGLQVLYTSLNSSSQLTGWKSSGGDPCGESWKGITCQGSSVVSIQISGLGLTGTMGYLLNNLVSLKTLDLSNNNIHDSIPYQLPPNLTSLNLAANNLSGNIPYSISTMGSLNYVNVSRNVLSQAVGDMFANHSDLATLDISFNNFTGDLPLSFASLTNLSTLQVQSNQLTGSLNTLVDLPLTNLNVANNHFSGWIPQELISIPNFVYDGNTFANGPAPPPPPYTSPPPGRSRNNSRKAPPSGHTPQSNTPNKSHDESKNGSKVGLIVGIVLGSLFAVGFFLLALFLCFRWGNKKEIAARPSTGSLPLSGHKEMQEQRSMPTATASDLKPPPAESVPVERLQGKNGSLKRVQYPITATSYTIAALQTATNSFSQENLVGEGSLGRVYRAEFPNGKIMAIKKVDHAALSLQEEDNFLEAVSNMSRLRHPNIVALAGFCAEHGQRLLVHDYIGNGSLHDMLHFADERSKMLTWNARVRVALGTARALEYLHEVCLPSVVHRNLKAANILLDEDFNPHLSDSGLASLAPNTERQVSSTQMIGSFGYSAPEFALSGIYTLKSDVYSFGVVMLELLTGRKPLDSSRVRSEQSLVRWATPQLHDIDALAKMVDPSLNGMYPAKSLSRFADIIALCVQPEPEFRPPMSEVVQALVRLMQRASIVTRRPSEDTGFAFKSTADHEANDVL from the exons CTCAAGGGCTCCAAGTTCTCTACACTTCATTGAATAGTTCTTCACAGCTAACAGGCTGGAAATCAAGTGGTGGTGATCCTTGTGGAGAATCATGGAAGGGGATTACCTGTCAAGGATCTTCTGTCGTCTCTAT CCAGATATCTGGATTGGGACTGACTGGAACAATGGGATACTTGCTCAACAACCTTGTGTCACTCAAGACATT GGATTTGAgtaacaataatattcatgATTCGATTCCGTATCAGTTGCCTCCCAACCTGACGAGCTT AAACCTTGCAGCAAATAATTTGAGTGGAAATATTCCGTATTCCATATCTACCATGGGCTCACTTAATTATGT GAACGTCAGCCGAAACGTATTGTCTCAGGCAGTTGGAGATATGTTTGCGAATCATTCTGATCTAGCAACTTT GGATATATCCTTCAACAACTTCACTGGTGATCTACCACTTTCATTTGCCTCACTGACTAATCTTTCAACACT CCAAGTACAAAGCAACCAATTAACAGGTTCTCTCAACACCCTTGTCGATTTGCCTTTGACAAATTT AAATGTTGCAAACAACCATTTTAGTGGGTGGATACCACAAGAGCTAATTTCTATCCCCAATTTTGT ATATGATGGAAACACATTTGCAAATGGCCCCGCtcccccaccaccaccatatACCTCACCTCCTCCCGGTAGATCTCGCAACAACAGTAGGAAAGCTCCTCCATCTGGTCATACACCTCAATCCAATACTCCAAACAAGTCTCATGATGAAAGCAAGAATGGGTCAAAAGTTGGACTTATAGTAGGCATAGTTCTGGGATCTTTGTTTGCTGTAGGCTTCTTTCTGCTTGCACTGTTTCTTTGCTTTAGATGGGGAAACAAGAAGGAAATTGCAGCACGTCCCTCGACAGGAAGTCTTCCTCTCAGTGGTCATAAAG AGATGCAAGAGCAAAGGTCAATGCCCACAGCTACTGCATCTGATCTAAAGCCCCCACCAGCTGAAAGTGTTCCAGTCGAAAGGTTGCAAGGGAAAAATGGATCTTTGAAAAGAGTGCAGTATCCTATAACTGCTACTTCTTATACAATTGCTGCTCTTCAGACAGCAACTAATAGCTTCAGTCAAGAGAATTTGGTTGGTGAAGGTTCTCTGGGTCGCGTTTATAGAGCTGAATTCCCCAATGGAAAG ATAATGGCCATCAAAAAAGTCGACCATGCAGCACTGTCACTGCAGGAAGAAGATAATTTCCTTGAGGCCGTCTCAAATATGTCACGTCTGAGGCATCCAAATATTGTAGCACTGGCTGGTTTCTGTGCTGAGCATGGGCAACGCCTTCTTGTCCACGATTATATAGGAAATGGTAGCTTACATGATATGCTGCACTTTGCGGATGAGAGAAGCAAGATGCTGACATGGAATGCACGGGTTAGGGTGGCACTTGGCACTGCTCGAGCTTTGGA GTACTTGCATGAAGTGTGCTTGCCTTCCGTCGTCCATAGAAACTTAAAGGCGGCGAACATATTACTTGATGAGGATTTCAACCCACATCTTTCAGACTCCGGGTTGGCCTCGCTGGCACCAAACACAGAACGGCAG GTTTCTTCAACCCAAATGATTGGCTCATTTGGTTACAGTGCACCTGAATTTGCCTTGTCCGGAATATACACTTTAAAGAGTGACGTATACAGCTTTGGTGTGGTTATGCTGGAGCTTCTGACAGGACGCAAACCTCTTGATAG TTCACGAGTAAGATCAGAGCAGTCACTTGTTAGATGGGCGACTCCTCAACTCCATGATATCGATGCTCTAGCAAAGATGGTCGACCCGTCCCTAAATGGAATGTATCCAGCAAAGTCTTTGAGCCGTTTCGCTGACATCATAGCACTGTGTGTCCAG CCCGAGCCAGAATTCCGACCCCCAATGTCGGAAGTTGTGCAGGCACTGGTCAGATTGATGCAAAGAGCAAGCATCGTGACCAGGCGGCCGAGCGAAGATACTGGTTTTGCGTTCAAGAGCACTGCAGACCATGAGGCAAATGACGTGTTATAG